The bacterium nucleotide sequence TTTTTAAAAAAGGAATAACTATCCCAAAAATGTTTATTGGGAAAAATGCCGTTCATCTACCGACGATGAAAACCCATGTGTTTACTACCACAACCGGAGCAATGAAAAATGCATTTGGCGGTTTACTTCACGATAATCGACATTGGACGCATAGTGTTATCCACGAAACGTTAGTCGATTTGTTGGTAATCCAACAAGAAATACATCCGGGTTTATTTGCGGTGATGGATGGGACAATTGCCGGGTCAGGACCAGGTCCTCGTGCCATGATTCCACATATCAAAAACTATCTACTTGCTTCAGCGGACCAGGTAGCAATTGATGCGGTAGCAGCGAAAATGATGGGATTTGATCCGTTATCTATCAAATATCTGCGGTTGGCAGCTGAAAAAGGATTGGGAACCGCTGATGTGAAAGAAATGGAAATAGTCGGCGAAGATATTTCAGAAATTAATTTTCAATTTAAAACTGGGGATACCTTTGCCAGTCGCGGCCAAAAAGCAATTTATTACGGTTGTTTGAAACCGTTTGAGCATATATTATTACGGAGTCCACTTGTTCCGTGGTCATATTGCGCTTCCCGGTTATATCACGATGTCTATTGGTATCCATTTATCGGAAAACGTCGAGTGAAAAAAATTCTCGCTAGTGAATGGGGGAAATTGTTTGATCAATATGCACAATAACTGGATACAGTTGTTCTGCAAATCATAGATTTCCCACTTAAAATTAGGTTTTTGTGGTTATTCCGTTAACATTAAATCTCTATATATAGTTCCCGTAAATTTCATTTGACCTGTTTGCTGAAGCGGACTAGGTGTACCTCCAGTTTGAGGTTCGATCATTGGACCCGGTGCAGGGCCTGCCTCAGGTCCCCGCATAGGTGGTTGCCCACCTAATTCTGGTGGCATACCTTCGGGCCCAACCGGTCCGCGACCCATAGGTCCCGCTTCAAGGGTCGGACCCATTGGCTGGGGAGTAACTCCGCCACCGGAAAAAGTAGCAATATTAAACTCTAAATTCATACTGTCTGAAGTTCGAACCATTTTCCCTTCTTTATAAGCAAAATATATGGTACCGGTTCCATTCATTGTTGCGGTTATTTTAGTCTGTTGCGCTGGTTGGTCTGGTCTTGGTTTAACCGTACCATTAAAGGTCAATTGTATATCTTCATATTTACTTTCAATTTTAGCGCAAGCATATTTCCCTATCTCTTCAAATCCAACTAGTGTATAGCGAATACGTCCGTTCACATTCATCTTTCCTAGGGAACCGAGATTAATCTGTTGATTAATTGGATCCAACCATTTTTCTCCTACCCGAACCGTATCTAAGGGTAAGGTGGATAGATAACCGGAGCCAACTCCAATGAACATTGATTCCGTGCCCATAATTCCTTCGCCAGAAATGCTGCTTAGATCAACTATTCTGACTGGTTTGCCGAGATTTGATATTCTTGAACTGAACGATTTCCTTTGCATATCTGGAATTGGTACATTTTGTTTCATCCCAGCAACATTCATAGTCAGCTGCAAGCCATCAACAGATGAAATCATATCAAATTCATCACCTTCGACCTTTTCAATTCTATTCCGTAGGGTCCCAGAAAGGTCGAATTCTTGATTAACTGTTGGCATAGTTCCCTGCGGAATTTTCATAACCGTTTTCAGGGTCATCTTGTATTTCCATCGTTCACCAGCCTGTGGTTTATACCGAAGCTGAACCGCAAGTTGTTTCGTTTTCTCTTTAACCAGATTATCTATATTAGGCCCAGGATAACTAGCATCAACCTGCTGATATTTTTGCGCTGCTTTAGCAAAATCCTGTGCTTCTAGATAAGCATCTCCTTCAGCAAATAAACTCGTTACCAGTTCCTTGATTTTTGCGATACTTTGATTTGCTAACTCGCCAGTATTATACATTGTGACTTTCGCATATAGTTCTAATGCATTATTATAATTTTTTAAAACAACATACTCATCGCCTTTAGCTATTAACGCTTTACAAGTTTCTTCAATTTTACGGTTCGCTTCTGTAATATACTCAGGTTCTGGATGAGTTCGAGCAACTTCACGGAATGATTTTATTGCATCGTCATAGAATCCTTTTGTTAACAATCGGTCACCTTCAGCAAACATTGGGGCTAACCGTTGAATATTGGTTTGCGTTAATTTCGCTAAAGCTTCATTCAATTTATTTTGAACTTCTACCAGATTAGGATTGAGACGTAGTGCAGCTGTATATTCGGTCGTTGCAGCGGCATAATCACCTTTATCCATATAATAATCCCCGTTACGAATATGATTTACTTCTTGGTCTTCTTGTTGGATCTCAGCAACTAAATTGCGATTAATGGTAGTGGTGCCAACCACGGTTTTCACGGTTAACGTGGTTGGACTTTCGCCGATGATATTCCCGGTGATTCGCCGTCCGTTTTTCAAGATAATAATATCGGCAAAACTCAATTGAATGCAACCAACGACTCCAATTACAATGGATACTGCGAAACTGAATATAATTCGTTTCATAACATTCACTCCAGTTAAATTGGTGGTTTTGTTATAAGATTTAAATAACGTTAAATCTCCACATTATTTGAAGTAATACGTTTGTATAGATTCCGGCAATAACATCATCCGCAACAATCCCAAGTCCACCGGATAACTTTTGACTTTGTCGACCCGGATATGGTTTAATGATATCAATGATCCGAAATATAACGAAACTTATTACTATATATTTTACCCTAAAAGGGTTAAGAAACATAGCAATTAAATACCCAATTATTTCATCAATTACAATTTTTGGGCAATCTTTTTGGTGAAACTGCTGTTCTGCGATTGTCGCAGACCAAATGGCTAGCGCAATACAAGCAATGAGCGTAATGCCGTATTGCCACCAAGTAAAGTTTCGAAATAGAAGATATATTATAACTCCAACTATCGTTCCTACTGTGCCGGGAATAACCGGACTATATCCGCTACAAAAACCAGTTGCAATAAATATCGGGATAACCTTCTGCACGCCTATTCGACCACCTCACGAATTAAATGTCGGTGCCGCTTAATATAACTTACGCCGGAGATTACCGTTGCTAAAACCGTCCATACCATTAGAAGATATATCGCACCATAAATCCATACATCCACCTGGTCATTCCAAGTTCCGTATATCCGCATTGTATCTTTAATTGCCAAATATAAGAGAATAACTATTGCAGTTGCCATTTGCGAAACCGTTTTATATTTACCTAATGGACCTGCAGGGATAACTTCGCCTTTTTTCGCGCCAAGGATGCGTAGTCCGGTGATAATAAACTCGCGCCCGATGATGATTACAACCATCCATGCGGGCATGATTCGTAATTCGACAAAGCAAATAAATACAGTGCTAATTAAAAGCTTATCAGCGATTGGGTCAAAAAAACTACCGAATGGCGTTATAATTTTCCGTTTTCGGGCGATGCGTCCATCATATAAATCAGTGAGCGTAGCGGCGATAAAAATCAATAATGCTACATATTTGCTCGTTACGATAAGAATTTGACTATGGATAGTGTATCCGTTTGTTGCATTTTCAAATAATATCGCACCCATAACAAACGGAATAGCAATAATTCGACTAAATGTAAGTTTATTTGCAAGATTCATAATAGAGTTTAAGAATAGAAGATTGATATTTAAAGCATCGCATTATTTTTAAGTTGTTTAATCAAAA carries:
- a CDS encoding DUF362 domain-containing protein — its product is MKKAKVAVVKTSPETVITDIQRVMQLAEFEKFLPKENETILKINISWHHYYPACSTTPWQFDGVIQTLRNAGYSGLIPAQNRTVVVDPKIGAVKNHLVSVLKKHQLEFVYLYEPHIEWITYEPKTPMLVLDRVFKKGITIPKMFIGKNAVHLPTMKTHVFTTTTGAMKNAFGGLLHDNRHWTHSVIHETLVDLLVIQQEIHPGLFAVMDGTIAGSGPGPRAMIPHIKNYLLASADQVAIDAVAAKMMGFDPLSIKYLRLAAEKGLGTADVKEMEIVGEDISEINFQFKTGDTFASRGQKAIYYGCLKPFEHILLRSPLVPWSYCASRLYHDVYWYPFIGKRRVKKILASEWGKLFDQYAQ
- a CDS encoding tetratricopeptide repeat protein, whose translation is MKRIIFSFAVSIVIGVVGCIQLSFADIIILKNGRRITGNIIGESPTTLTVKTVVGTTTINRNLVAEIQQEDQEVNHIRNGDYYMDKGDYAAATTEYTAALRLNPNLVEVQNKLNEALAKLTQTNIQRLAPMFAEGDRLLTKGFYDDAIKSFREVARTHPEPEYITEANRKIEETCKALIAKGDEYVVLKNYNNALELYAKVTMYNTGELANQSIAKIKELVTSLFAEGDAYLEAQDFAKAAQKYQQVDASYPGPNIDNLVKEKTKQLAVQLRYKPQAGERWKYKMTLKTVMKIPQGTMPTVNQEFDLSGTLRNRIEKVEGDEFDMISSVDGLQLTMNVAGMKQNVPIPDMQRKSFSSRISNLGKPVRIVDLSSISGEGIMGTESMFIGVGSGYLSTLPLDTVRVGEKWLDPINQQINLGSLGKMNVNGRIRYTLVGFEEIGKYACAKIESKYEDIQLTFNGTVKPRPDQPAQQTKITATMNGTGTIYFAYKEGKMVRTSDSMNLEFNIATFSGGGVTPQPMGPTLEAGPMGRGPVGPEGMPPELGGQPPMRGPEAGPAPGPMIEPQTGGTPSPLQQTGQMKFTGTIYRDLMLTE
- a CDS encoding phosphatidylglycerophosphatase A; amino-acid sequence: MQKVIPIFIATGFCSGYSPVIPGTVGTIVGVIIYLLFRNFTWWQYGITLIACIALAIWSATIAEQQFHQKDCPKIVIDEIIGYLIAMFLNPFRVKYIVISFVIFRIIDIIKPYPGRQSQKLSGGLGIVADDVIAGIYTNVLLQIMWRFNVI
- the pgsA gene encoding CDP-diacylglycerol--glycerol-3-phosphate 3-phosphatidyltransferase: MNLANKLTFSRIIAIPFVMGAILFENATNGYTIHSQILIVTSKYVALLIFIAATLTDLYDGRIARKRKIITPFGSFFDPIADKLLISTVFICFVELRIMPAWMVVIIIGREFIITGLRILGAKKGEVIPAGPLGKYKTVSQMATAIVILLYLAIKDTMRIYGTWNDQVDVWIYGAIYLLMVWTVLATVISGVSYIKRHRHLIREVVE